In a genomic window of Spirosoma agri:
- a CDS encoding SOS response-associated peptidase: protein MCFHKSLAVKAAELEARYKAALPDSADFQPVYHANAYQFPTWPIITRQEPERIQMIQWGLIPRWTKSRDNADDIRAKTINARSETIYEKPSFRAAAQSGKRCLIPVTGFYEWHTMGSKKFPFYISTKDQTIASIAGLWDEWPDPETGELVQTYTLLTTEANPLLAAIHNTKKRMPCVLTPAQEQTWLHDDLSEAKALALLAEPYPAREMHSYSISKRITSRTEPSDVPEVLAPSEYTELKNQPALFT from the coding sequence ATGTGTTTCCATAAATCTCTGGCCGTCAAGGCCGCCGAACTCGAAGCCCGCTACAAGGCTGCTTTGCCTGATTCTGCTGATTTTCAGCCGGTCTATCACGCCAATGCGTACCAGTTTCCGACCTGGCCGATCATAACAAGACAGGAGCCAGAACGCATTCAGATGATCCAGTGGGGGCTGATTCCGCGCTGGACCAAAAGCCGCGATAATGCCGATGATATCCGTGCGAAAACGATCAATGCCCGTTCCGAAACGATCTACGAAAAGCCATCCTTCCGGGCGGCTGCCCAGTCTGGTAAGCGGTGTCTGATTCCGGTTACGGGCTTCTATGAATGGCATACGATGGGCAGTAAGAAATTTCCATTTTATATCAGCACGAAAGATCAGACGATAGCATCGATTGCGGGTTTATGGGACGAATGGCCCGATCCCGAAACCGGCGAGCTGGTGCAGACCTACACACTGCTGACTACCGAGGCCAATCCATTGCTGGCGGCTATTCATAACACAAAAAAGCGGATGCCCTGCGTGCTGACACCGGCCCAGGAACAGACCTGGCTACATGACGATCTGAGCGAAGCAAAGGCGCTGGCGTTGCTGGCAGAACCGTACCCGGCCAGAGAGATGCACAGCTACAGCATCAGCAAACGGATTACCTCCCGAACGGAGCCGAGTGATGTGCCCGAAGTGCTTGCCCCATCGGAGTATACAGAGTTGAAAAATCAACCTGCATTATTTACCTAA
- a CDS encoding pyridoxamine 5'-phosphate oxidase family protein encodes MPDTEQLTTTTPNVQTDAPSLPNLEQESWQQLASAADSEADPFKTLVVATCTNTGAGARMVVLRQVDVIRKYLWFHTDARSEKVIQLEAFPTATLLFWDDKQQRQLRLVVETRLHTDDYVADDQWHTLGLGSRKIYLSERKPGSEQPAPYQGFPEQLGENLPTKEESEAGRKNFAVIECRTLSMEYLHLSRKGQTRALFQYEPESKQVWLAP; translated from the coding sequence ATGCCCGATACAGAGCAACTGACTACTACTACCCCGAACGTTCAAACGGACGCTCCATCGCTACCGAATCTCGAACAGGAAAGTTGGCAACAACTCGCGTCAGCAGCCGATAGCGAAGCAGACCCTTTCAAAACATTAGTAGTTGCTACCTGCACCAATACCGGGGCCGGAGCCAGAATGGTTGTGCTGCGACAGGTGGATGTTATTCGCAAATACCTTTGGTTTCACACCGATGCCCGGTCGGAGAAAGTCATACAGCTCGAAGCCTTCCCGACCGCTACGCTCCTGTTCTGGGACGACAAGCAACAGCGGCAATTGCGGCTGGTTGTCGAGACTAGATTGCACACGGACGACTACGTAGCGGATGACCAATGGCATACCCTTGGACTGGGAAGCCGGAAGATTTATTTGTCAGAAAGAAAGCCGGGCAGTGAGCAGCCCGCTCCGTATCAAGGTTTTCCGGAACAGCTGGGCGAAAACCTGCCTACGAAAGAAGAAAGTGAAGCAGGGCGTAAAAACTTTGCGGTCATTGAATGCCGGACGTTGTCAATGGAGTACCTACACCTGAGTCGAAAAGGACAAACGCGGGCTCTGTTTCAGTACGAACCGGAATCCAAACAGGTGTGGCTGGCCCCTTAA
- a CDS encoding DUF4385 domain-containing protein: MPANDRSFNYDLDYRHLNLREQPELYRVGKGEMGVLLVQPYKSEILPYWRFKTPDIARESSEKIFQLFQDYKEKGDFIGMDMARKFLQMGYTRSRRYANHRTGQKYDGPVPDDQKGRSGAHGREQLPREEDPIKAESARIFYAKYLEAREDSDYKKLKKAWQEQYG, encoded by the coding sequence ATGCCAGCGAACGATCGATCCTTCAATTACGACCTTGACTACAGGCATCTGAACCTGCGTGAGCAGCCTGAACTCTATCGCGTGGGCAAGGGAGAGATGGGTGTTCTGCTCGTGCAGCCCTATAAATCGGAAATTCTCCCCTACTGGCGCTTTAAAACACCAGACATTGCCCGCGAATCATCGGAGAAGATTTTTCAGTTGTTCCAGGATTACAAGGAAAAAGGCGATTTCATCGGTATGGATATGGCCCGGAAGTTTCTCCAGATGGGCTATACCCGATCCAGGCGATATGCGAACCACCGCACCGGTCAAAAGTACGACGGCCCCGTACCCGATGATCAGAAAGGTCGCTCGGGGGCACACGGTCGTGAACAACTCCCCCGCGAAGAAGACCCGATAAAAGCGGAATCCGCCCGAATCTTCTACGCGAAATACCTGGAAGCGAGAGAAGATTCGGATTACAAAAAGCTGAAAAAGGCCTGGCAGGAACAGTACGGGTAA
- a CDS encoding bifunctional 5,10-methylenetetrahydrofolate dehydrogenase/5,10-methenyltetrahydrofolate cyclohydrolase, producing the protein MQLLDGKFLSAQIKQEIAAEVAQIREQGGKIPHLVAILVGNKGASETYVASKMKNCEEVGMHSTLIRFDPSVSEAELLDKVREVNNNPDMDGLIVQLPLPDHISADRVMETIDPAKDVDGFHPINIGRMAKGLPAYISATPQGVLEMIKRYDIKTAGKHCVVVGRSQIVGLPMSILMQRNTYPGNCTVTLTHSRTQNLAEICRTADILVAALGKPEFVTADMVKEGAIVIDVGLERVPDASKKSGFALKGDVKFDEVAPKTSFITPVPGGVGLMTICSLMQNTLKAARKEIYP; encoded by the coding sequence ATGCAACTCCTTGACGGTAAATTCCTTTCGGCACAAATCAAACAGGAAATCGCGGCTGAGGTCGCACAAATTCGCGAGCAGGGCGGCAAAATTCCGCACCTTGTCGCTATTCTTGTCGGCAATAAAGGGGCTTCCGAAACCTACGTAGCCTCTAAAATGAAAAACTGCGAAGAAGTGGGGATGCACTCCACCCTGATTCGCTTCGATCCGTCGGTTTCAGAGGCCGAACTGCTCGACAAAGTCCGCGAGGTCAATAACAATCCCGACATGGATGGTCTGATCGTTCAGCTCCCATTACCTGATCATATCTCCGCCGACCGGGTAATGGAAACGATCGATCCCGCCAAAGACGTTGACGGTTTCCATCCGATCAACATCGGCCGCATGGCTAAAGGCTTACCCGCCTACATTTCGGCCACCCCGCAGGGCGTACTCGAAATGATCAAGCGGTATGATATCAAAACCGCAGGTAAGCACTGCGTCGTAGTTGGTCGTAGTCAGATCGTTGGACTACCTATGTCGATCCTGATGCAGCGTAACACCTACCCCGGTAACTGCACCGTCACGCTCACCCACAGCCGCACGCAAAACCTCGCGGAGATCTGCCGTACCGCCGATATTCTGGTGGCGGCTCTGGGTAAACCGGAATTCGTCACGGCAGATATGGTTAAAGAAGGAGCCATTGTGATCGATGTAGGTCTGGAACGGGTACCCGATGCCAGCAAAAAAAGTGGTTTTGCCCTCAAAGGCGATGTCAAGTTCGACGAAGTGGCACCCAAAACGAGTTTCATTACGCCCGTTCCCGGTGGTGTCGGCCTGATGACGATCTGCTCACTGATGCAAAACACGCTGAAAGCCGCACGCAAGGAAATCTATCCGTAG